The stretch of DNA CGGCAGCCGCCCGCATCTCGGCGTTGGGCTCCAGGGCAATCACCCTGGCCCCCAGATCCCCCAGCAGGCGGCTGGAGATGCCCGTGCCAGCACCAATGTCGGCTACCACCAGTTGGGCAGGCTCACTCAGGCCGAAGAGAATGGCGGCGATCGCCGCCCTGGGGTAACTGGACCGATAGCGGGCATAGTCCTGGGCCCGGTCAGAGAACCGCCCCAGGGGATCAAGGGTGTGAAGGGGTAAAGACTGGCTAGCCATGTCAACTCGCCACAAACGCCACGCCGACATCCTAGCGATTTTACCCAGGGGCAGCCAGGCTTTTTTCGTCTGGGCGCAGCAAAAAGGGCGCCCCTTAGGACGCCCTTTTTCACAGATACTGCTGAGCCAGAGGGTACAAAAACCCCAAAGCCTCCCGATCTAGTTCTCCAGAATGACCTTAGCCACCATACCGGCCCCACGGTGGGGAGCGCAGTAGTAGGTGTAGGTACCAGCGGGCATATCGCTGGTAAAGGTGGTGGAGTAGTTTTCGCCGGGGGCGAAGGTCAGCTGAGTGTGGGAAATGCTGTCGGCCAGGGACTTGTCGCCGGGGGTGTTTGCCGCATCAAACACGACATTGTGGGGGGCCATTTTGTTGTTAACCCAGGTCACCGTATCGCCGGGCTTGACGGTAATGGTGCTGGGTTCAAACACCAGCAGACCAGCATCAGACCCCATTTTAACGTCGTAGTTGGTGGCTGCAGCGGGGGCAGAAGCCAGGGTGAGGGTACCCACAACTAGCAGAGCAGACAGAATAACCAGGCCCAGACGCTGGGCGGCGCGAAATACACGTTGCATAACTACCTCTAAAGCTCGTATCTCCAGTTCAATCAAGGGCTGCCTAAACAGCCTTCCTAAGGCATATTACCTGCTTTGGGCGGTAACTTGGGGCTTTTGCCATGGCGTAATTGCCGCTGTGGGTACAGGATTGACCGAAACAGCCGCTGGTTCAGATGTAGCTCATCCAGCCCAGGCTCAGCCCCCAAGCCATCCAACCTTCCCTAGACCTGAGGAGCAGAGAAGCGAGTCTTACCAGCTCCCCACATGTCGCCAATGACCTTGGGCTGAAGCAAAATATGACCCGAGATGGCCACCAGATCTTCCTCAGTTAAACTACGCATTTTGGGGAAGATATCGGCGCTCTTTTTGCTGGGGTGGACCTGAGAAATGTCGGTTAGACCATCGTAGGTGGTCGGTTCTTTCAGGTAGTCCACCAGCGCATCAATGTTGTCGCGGGGGGGCAGGGCACCGGCTAGAGAGTCGGGATCGAGACCAACGGTGGGGTTGGTTTTGGTGATCCCCCCCACGTGGCAGGTGCCACAGGCGTAGTTAAACTGGCGACGGCCACGGGTGACCTGCTCCAGAGATAGCACCAGGGTATCTCCTTCGGGGTTGAGCAGCACGGTACGGGTGGCCTCATCTAGCTCAGCCGCGACAGCGTCTCCCATGACCAGGTGGCTGACAAAGAAGAGTGCGACCGCAACTAGCCAAATGCATCTCTTCAACATGGTTCTCCTCGAATGTATAGGGCTTGGGTATGAAATCAACACAGCGAATTTAATGGGGTTTTACCATCAAATCTTCTCGTAATGTCTATCATGCCACCGAAGGGGGCCATTCCCAAGGTTTCGCCGTTATAAATCGACCCCGATGTGGGTTGGGGCTACGGTTTCTAGGCCATTGCTCCAGGGGGCGTGGCCGTCGGGAGAGACGGAGGCGGCCACGGGCTGGTGCAGACGAATCAGCTGAGCGAGGGTCGCTTTGAGCTGGGTGCGCGGCACAATTAAATCGACAAAGCCGTGGTCGCGCAGGTACTCGGCGGTCTGAAAATCGTCGGGCAGTTTTTCCCGCAGGGTTTGCTCGACTACCCGGCGCCCGGCAAAGCCAATAGTGGCTTTGGGTTCCGCCACAATGATGTCGCCCAGCATGGCAAAACTGGCGGTAACGCCGCCCGTGGTGGGGTGGGTGAGCACCGGCATATAGAGTAGTTTGGCGGCCTGGTGCTGCTGCAAGGCTCCAGAGATTTTAGCCATCTGCATCAGGCTGAGCATGCCCTCCTGCATGCGGGCTCCGCCGGAGGCGCAGACGATGATTACGGGACGATTCGTGGCGGTGCCGCGCTCGATCAGGCGGGTGAGCTTTTCGCCCACCACCGAGCCCATGCTACCGCCCATGAAGCGAAAGTCCATCACGCCGAGGGCAACGGGCAGGCCGTCCAGCTCGCCCAGGCCGGTCTGTACCGCGTCGGTGAGCTTGGTCTTGGTCTGGGTGTCGCGCAGGCGATCGCCGTAGCCCTTGCGGTCTTTGAATTTCAGGGGATCTTCAGGCTGAATGTGGGTGTCCAGCGCCTGCCAGGTGTTGGCGTCGATAAGCTGTCGAATGCGCTCATCGCTGAAGATGCGGTGGTGGTGGCCGCACTCGCCGCAGACCCACTGGTTGGCCCGCAGATCTTTGGTGTAGGTGAGAACGTCGCAGTGCTCACACTTGGTCCACAGGCCGTCGGCAATTTCCCGCTCCTGGCGGTCTTCGCTGATGGGGCCTGACTTACGGCGATTGGCAAACCAGTCAAACAGAGACATGCGTGTGGGTTAGCTCAACGGCGATGAAACAACTGCCAAAAGTGTCCAATCTGAACACAACTCCCATCCTAGCGGGTTTGCGACCGCTGCGATAGATGGGCTGAGCCGGGGGGCAGGCAGTATCCCCGGACGGCATTCATCATAATCGCCCATGGCTGTCCACGGTGAGGGGGCAGGGCGGCACAATCATTTGGTGGTCATGACGTAGACCCCATTCCAGTCCTGGGGCGGCGGTTGCTGCTGATACTGCCGCGCCCGATTCAGGTGTACGGCGACGGCTTTGTCGTCGGGGCGCATCTGCTGGGCCTGCTCGAACAGACGCAGGGCCTCGTCAAAGCGCAGGCTGGTATAGGCGCTGCGGGCCCTGGCGTAGAGGTCTAAGAAGGCTTCGGTGCCGGGGCTGAGGGGAACGTCGCGCTTGTCGATCAGCTCGTAGAGGCCGACGGCCTGCTGTTTGCCCTTGACCTGGGTGCGGTCGAGCTCGCGCACCCAAATTTTGTCGGCGCAGAGGGCGTAGGTGTACTCGCTGAGGACGATATCGCAGCCGTATTCTTTGGTGACGCCCTCCAGGCGGGAGCTGAGGTTGACCCCGTCGCCAATCACGGTGTACTCCATTTTGCGCTGGGAGCCAATGTTGCCCGACACCACCTCGCCCGAGCTAATGCCGATGCCGATGCGGATTTCGGGCTGGCCCAGGGCGCCCCGCTCGGCGTTGAACTGGGCCAGCCGCCGCCGCATGTCGAGGGCGCTCTGCACCGCGGCCCAGGCGTGGTTGCTGAGGGGCAGCGGCGCTCCAAATACCGCCATCAGGGCGTCGCCAATGAACTTGTCGAGGGTGCCCTCGAAGTTAAACACCGACTCCACCATGGTTTCAAAGTAGGCGTTGAGCATTTCCACCACTTTGTCGGCTTCCAGGTCCTCGGTCAGGGTGGTGTAGCCGCGAATGTCGGAAAACAGCACGGTGACGTCTTTGCGCTCCCCCTTCATCAGCAGATCGTCGCCCAGGGCCATCACCTGCTCGGCCACGCCGGGGGTCATATAGCGGTAGAGGGTGCTCTTCATTCGCTTTTCCTGGCTGATGTCTTCCAGCACCAGCAGGCCCCCCAGCACGCCGCCCTCGGGGTTGTTGAGGGGGTTGACGGTGAGGTTGATGCTGCGCTCGATGCGCTGCACCAGGTTGGCGGGCACGGGCGGGGCGGTGGGATCGCCCCAGGGTCGGTAGATTTCGGGGGCGGCGGGATCGCTCAGGGCCAACTCAGAGACGGGGTCGAGGCCGGTGCCGGGGCCGGGGGCTACGGCCACCCGCAGGCTCTGCTCGGGGACGTAGTGGCGGGCGCCGTGCTGGAGGCTGTCTTCGAGGCGAAAGCGCAGGCTCTCGATTGGGATCGCGTCCCAAACGGGGCGGTGTAGCAGGGCCGACTGCCAGCGATCGCGGATGGTGCGGCCGTGGTCGCGCTCCTCGGGGCAGCCGAGCAGCTCCAGGGCGGCGTCGTTGATGGTGACAATCCGCCCCTCCATATCGGTGGAAATCACCGCATCGGAGAGGCTCTGCAGCATGTCTTTCTGGTACTGTTTCTCGACCAGCACGCTCTCAAACAGCTTGGCATTCTCCAGCGCTACCCCCGCCTGAATGTTGAAGGCCCGCATGAAGGCCTCATCGGAGCTGGTAAAGGTGCCCTGGGTCTTGTTGATCAGCTGGGTGACGGCGATCAGCTTGCCGCCTGAGTCGAACACGGGCATACAGAGGATGGTGCGGGTGGTGTAGCCGGTGCGCTTGTCGGCGTCGGGGTTAAAGCGGGGATCCTGGTAGGCATCGGGAATGTTCAGCACCTCGCCCGTGGTGGCCACATGGCCGACAATGCCGCTGGTGATGGGGCTGCGCAGCTCCACCAGCGATTTGCCGTCCCCCGACTTCACCTTGGACCACAGGTCGCCGCTCTCTTCATCGATCAGCCACAGGGTGCTGCGATCGGCCTGCATCAGCTGGCGGGCCTCTTCCATCACCGATTGCAGGGTTTTCTCCAGATCTAAGCTCTGCTCCAGGGAGGAGATTGCCTTTAGCAGGGCTGCTACACCCTTCTGGTTGCGGGCGGCCACATAAAAAGAGTTGCAGCTCTCCAGAATCACCCCCAGCGATTCGGCAAACTCCTTAAAGTGGCGCTCGTCCTGATCGTCGAAGGGGGTGTGGTTGAGCTTGTTGAGCAGCTGCACCACCGCCACAATGCTGTTGCTTTTTTTGCTCAGCACCGGCATGCAGAGAATGCTGCGGGTGCGATAGCCGTGCTTCTGGTCGTAGGTGCTGTCGAAGCGATCGTCGGCGTAGGCGTCGGGAATGTTCAGGGGCGTCAGGTTGGTGGCCACATAGCCCGAGATCCCCTTGCCCATGGGGACCCGAATTTCGAGCGATCGCTCCCCATCCCCCTGGGCAATTTTCGACCACAGCTCCTGCTTTTCGTGATCCACCATAAAAATAGTGGTGCGCTCGGCCTGGAGGATCTGGCCAATCTTGAGGGTAAAGGCCTCCAGAATTTGCTCCAGCATGATCTCCAACGACTCGTTGTTGATCATGTCGATGGCGCGCAAAAAATGCTCGAACTCTGCCGTGATCTGGTCCAGCAGATTGATGAACTGGGGCGTCGGCAGGTCGCGCACCCGGTTGGTGAGGGAACTGTGCTGGTTGACCAGAGACAGCGCGGTGATCATGCTGCGGTCGATCTGAGATGCCATAGGATCCCTACTCAAGCGTGGCAGATGGGAGTACAAGCAGTGGGCGCAGTCAGCCGCCTGGGTTGAGTTGAAGATCGCACAGGGGGGAGCCTTTCCCGTGTCGGCGGGTACAGGATCTGCAGCTGGAAGCCACACTTCCCCCTGCGTCATGACGTTGTTAAAGGTTACGAAGGAACCGACTCAGCGCCAATCCCCCTAACTACTCTAACCGTATCCTCCAGGGCTTAGGACAGAACGTTGCGATTTGCACAGAATGCTCAGCCCCTGGCTATGCCATAGCATACCCAGCCCTTCCCTAGGAATGCGCTTCGCTCAGCCCAGCTGAGCCAAACTCGGCCTCCAGAAAAGCAATGATTTCTCCCCAGGCGGCGTCGCTGGCGGCCGGATCGTAGCGGTAGCCATCGTCGCGCATGAAGGTATGGTTGGCCGAATAGATCAGCGTCTTAGGCTCAATGCCGGCGGTGGCCAGGGTCTTGAGCAGGGTGTCGCGCCCTTCGGCAGGCACGTGGGGATCCTGGTCGCCAAAAATAAATAGCAGCCGAGCCGAGATGTCGCCCAACCGCTCCAGGGTGTCGGCTTTGTCTCGCCCTAGCTTGCCGCTGTGAATGCCCGTCGGATAGCAACACACCGCTGCTTTTACCCCAGGGTTGAGAGCCGCACGACAGGCCAGATGACCTCCAATGCAAAAACCCAGGGTGGCAATTTGGCCGGGGGCGACGGTGGCATCGTTGTGTAGCCAGTCGAGGACGGCTGCGGCATCGGCGTCGTGGTGGGCAACTTCGGTGCGTCGGGCGGCATCGTTGCCCCGTAGGCGACCCACGTCGTTGGGTTCAATCACGGTGCCGGGGGGTTCCAGGCGGTGAAAGATCTCTGGGGCGACGACGACATAGCCGTAGCCCGCCAGGCGATCGGCCAGGCGCACCATGGGGCCACCCAGCTGGTAAATGTCGGAATAGAACAAAATGCCGGGATACTGACCGGGTACCGTCGGTTTGGCCATGTAGAGGCGCATTAGGCTGTCGTCTACGGTCAGACCCACGTCACGGCGCTGAATTTGCACAGGGTTACCTCCAGGGTTCGCCAGGGGGATTAGGTATCAGGTTTTGGGTTTGCGGTATCAGGTTCACGGTTCTAGGTTCGTGGTTTTGGGTTCGCGGTTTTGGGTTCGCGGTTACTGTGAAACCCAGAACCAGAGGCCTGAACCCTCACACCTCAATTGCTACAGCAATGCCGTACTGATAGTGCAGGATGATTGAATCGACAAGCGGTTACCTAAGACACAAGCGCTGGCTATGACACCCTTTTTTATCCCCGATACCGCCCTGCAGGCAACCCTGGATCAGGTGCTCGATCAGGTGCGGGTTGAGTTTGCCCTCACCCCGACGCAACTGGCGGTCACTTGGCTGTGGTACGACCCGCCCTACATCACCAATACCGGCGGTGCCCTGAGCGCCACCGACTTTTGGCAGCGTCCGCCGCGCGGAGCTAGCTACCGGGGCGTGGAGCTGATCTATCCGGCCAGCGTGGTGAAGCTGTTTTACCTGGTGGCGGCCCACGAATGGCTGGAGCAGGGCATGATCCCGCCGTCTGCCGAGCTGGATCGGGCGCTGCGGGACATGATTGTGGACTCCAGCAACGACGCCACCTCCCTGGTGGTCGATGTGCTCAGCGGCACCACCAGCGGCCCGGAGCTGCCCCCTGGTCCCTTCGAGACCTGGTGCCACCAGCGCAACATCGTCAATCGGTTTTTTCAGTCGCTTCAGTGGCCTGAGTTGAGCGGGGTCAACCTCAACCAGAAACCCTGGGGCGATGGTCCCTACGGACGGGAACGGGTTTTTGTGGGGGAGCACTACGACAATCGCAATCGACTCACCACCAACGCTGTGGCGCGACTGATCCACAGCATTGCCGGGGGGGTGGCGGTCTCGGCAGCGCGATCGCAGTCCATGCTGACCTTGATGCAGCGAACCGTGCCCTCGGGCCTTCCAGCCCCCGGCGAAGAAGACCAGGTGACCGGCTTTTTGGGGGCGGGGTTGCCGCCCGGCACCAGGCTGTACTCGAAGGCCGGCTACACCAGTCAGGTGCGCCACGATGCGATTTACTTTGAGCTGCCCACGGGGGCACCCGGTCTGCTGGTGGCCTTTACCAAAGGCCACCAGCAGAGTCAGAACCGCGATCTGCTGCCGCGCCTAGCCGACCTGATTGGGCAGGCCATGGTCAGTGCGGCCCCGCTGGCTTGAGCGGTGGGCATCGATGGCTTTCGCTGTTTCACACAGGCTACAGCCCCTGACGGGCTGCTGGAGTCGGGCCTGAAAACGCTGACAGGATCAAGCCGTTGATCAGCGTGGACGGCAGATCTTGAGGCGTTTGCGGCAAAATCTCTGGCTAAATTTTGAGTATGACCATTGATCCCCGTTTTGATCTGTCTTTGAGTAGAGTCGCATCTATCTTAGGTAGGTGCAAAATGTTGTCAACATAGCCTTGCCACTCGGTTGAAGATGGTACAATTCAGCCAATTTCAAAGATAAATGTGGTGTGAAGGCCCGTAGTCTGCGGAAAAGTTCAGTTTTGATTTTTCCTGCTTTGGCTCCGGTAAGCCGATTGTGAGATTGGTTGTTTCGAATGTAGCGATCGCTGGCATTTAGCCAACGTGACCAACTGTTAAAAATTTGAGGAGTGAACGAAATTATGGCGTATCTCAAGCAAGTTTCTCTGGTGCTTGGTCTGGCCGCCGCCGCTGGAATGGCAAGCCCTGCCCTGGCCCAAACCGAGTTGAGCAATCTAGAACTGACCGACAGCGTTTTGGCCGAGGTCGAAGTTTTGCCCGCTGCGATTGAGTCGGCGGCAGGCAACCCCGTAGAGGCCGCTGAGCCTGTGGAAACGGCCGAGGCTGAGGAAATTGATGCGATCGGAGTCGCCCAGGCGACGGCCAGCGAAGCGAGCCTGCTGGCCCTGCCCGAAGCCAATACGTTCTCTAGCAACGGTCTGTTTGACACCGCTGATATCGAGTCGGCGCTGATGGCTGCCACCATTGAGGCGGCTCCTGAAGCTACCAATTCCATTGACCTGGCTCAGGTGACTGCGCCTGGGGCGGTGGCGGTTAGCCCTGCTTACGTAGGGGTAGGTGGCAACATTGGTGTGGGCAACCGGGGCGATAGCGCTCTGTCCAGCTTTGGCTTCAACATCATCAGCAAAATTTCCCTCGGTCCTCGCTTCTCGGTGCGGGCTGGAGCGACCGCTACCAACGATCGCTGGGGCTTCACCATTCCCATTACCTACAACTTCAACCCCGGTACCTACGGCGGAGTTCTCGCTCAGCCCTACGTAGGGGCTGGGGTCGAAATTCCCACCAGTGGTGACATCGGGCTGTTGGTCAATGCCGGGGCCGACGTGCCCATCTCCCCCAACTTCACCCTCAACGGGGTCGCCAACTTCCGGCTGACCAGCGGCTTTGCCCTGGGCATTTCCCTTGGCGTGGGCTACAACTTCCCCTTCTTCTTTGACTAAGGCCTGAACGGGAAGCACCAGGGGCCGAGGTGGGCTAAAGCCCCACTGAGCCCCTAATCCAGCCGGGGAGTCGTGAGCGATCGCGGCTCCCCTGCTTTTTTCTATCCTGGGCTTTTGTCTGGGCACTCTGAGGGCTCAGGTTGAGGGTGCTGCGATGGCAGAAACAACAGTGGCCTGGGGTGAAGTGCTCCAGGCCTTTCAGCATATTTGGGGCTATAGCGATTTTCGTCCGCCTCAGGACGCGATCGTCAGGGCGCTATTGGAGCGTCGAGATCTGCTGGTGGTGCTGCCGACAGGTGGGGGCAAATCCATCTGCTTTCAGCTGCCAGCGCTGTTGCAGTCGGGCCTGACGCTGGTAGTGTCGCCCCTGGTGGCGCTGATGGAAAACCAGGTTCAGGACCTCCACGACAAAGCCCTGCCTGCGGCTACGCTGCACAGCCAACTGCTGCCGCCCCAGCGGCGCAAAATTCTCCAGGCGCTGGAGCAACAGGCCCTGCGACTGCTCTACCTGTCGCCCGAAACCCTGCTCAGTCCGCCGGTCTGGGAGCGTCTGTGTCAACCCAGCCTGTGCCTCAACGGCCTGATCCTGGATGAGGCCCACTGTCTGGTCCAGTGGGGCGAAACCTTTCGTCCGGCCTATCGCCGATTGGGGGCGGTACGGACGGCGCTGCTGGCCTGTCGCCCACCCGGAACCACGCTGCCGATTGCCGCCTTCACCGCCACCGCAGACCCCTCGGCCCAGAGCATTCTGAAGCAGGTTTTGCAGCTCCAGTCGCCCCAGGTGGTGCGGCTCACCCCCCACCGCGCTAATCTGAACCTGCGGGTCAGGGCGGTGGTGAGCGAGGGGCAGCGCAAAGGCACCCTGGGGCGATATTTGCAGCAGCATGCCGGCCAAGCCGGGCTGGTCTATGTGCGCACCCGCAGGGACAGCGAGGCGCTGGCCCTGCAGTTGGCCGATCGCTACCGGGTGGCCCCCTACCACGCCGGGTTGAGCAGCCGCGATCGCCGCCAGATCGAAGCCGACTGGATGGCCGACCGGCTCCAGTTCGTGGTGGCGACCAGTGCCTTCGGCATGGGCATTTCCAAATCGAATACCCGCTGGGTGGTGCACTACCAGGCCCCCTGCACCATTACCGAGTACGTGCAGGAGGTGGGGCGGGCGGGGCGTGACGGCAACCCCGCCGAGGCCCTGACCCTGGTGAGCGAGCCCACGGGCTGGCTGGAGCCGGGCGATCGCCAGCGGGCCAAATTTTTTGAGGCTCAGACCCAGGCGCTGCAGCAAAAGGCCCAGCGGCTGGTCAGCCAGATTCCGCCCCATGGCGATGTGCGGGAGATTAGCCAGCGGTTTGACCACGGGGCCATTTCGCTGTCGTGGCTGCACAGCGTGGGGCAGCTAGAGTGGGTCAGTCCCTTTCACTACCAGCTCACGCCCCAGGGGCGATCGCCCTCGAGGCTGCAGGTGTCTGCCAGCCAGCAGATGCACCAGTTTTTGCACAGCCGCCAGTGCCGCTGGCAGGGGCTACTGGTGGCCTTTGGGTTTCGCACGGAGGCGCAGCGGCTGGGTTCCTGCGGGCACTGCGATAACTGCCAGCGCGATCGCCCCCGCCGGGCGAACTAAGAGCCGCTTCTCAACGTCTTAACTCCCGGACCCTCAGCCCCCTGTTTGAGGGCCATGTTTCTGTCTTTGGGGTGCATTTTTCATCGGCAAAATTGAAATTTCAGCCGTTTACTCAGCCCACTTTTCTATGGTTTGGCCGACCTGAGGTATCGGATTTTTAAGTTTTGCGTTTGATTATTTCAGTCAACTCCCTTAGCATGGCGAGGATACCCATACGGTCTCTATGAATATTCTCCTGATCTATCCACGGTTTCCGAAAAGCTTTTGGTCGTTTGACAAAACTCTGGAACTGGTCGGTCTCAAGGCGCAGCTCCCCCCCCTGGGGCTGGTGACCGTAGCGGCTATCTTGCCCCAGAGCTGGAACTACAAGCTGGTAGACCGCAACGTGCGCGAGGTGCGCGAAGACGAATGGCGCTGGGCAGACATTGTGGTGATCTCGGCGATGATCGTTCACCGCACCGACTTTTTTGACGCCGTGCGCACCGCCAAGCGCTACGGCAAGCTGGTGGCGGTGGGCGGCCCCTACCCCACCTCTATGCCCCAGGAGTCAGAGGAGGCCGGGGCCGATTTCTTGATTCTCGACGAAGGGGAAATCACCCTGCCCATGTTTGTGGAGGCGGTGGAACGGGGTGACCAGGGCGGCACCTTCCGCTCCGGCGGCGAAAAGCCCGATGTCACCAGCACTCCCATCCCTCGCTACGACCTGCTGGAGATGGACGCCTACGCCGAAATGTCGGTGCAGTTTTCCCGCGGCTGCCCGTTTCAGTGCGAGTTTTGCGACATCATCGTGCTCTACGGCCGCAAGCCCCGCACCAAGTCCCCCGAACAGCTATTGGCCGAACTCCAGTCCCTCTACGACCTGGGTTGGCGGCGCAGCATCTTCATGGTCGATGACAACTTCATCGGCAACAAGCGCAACGTCAAGCTGTTGCTCAAGGCGATGAAACCCTGGATGGAGGAGCACGGCTATCCCTTCTCCTTTGCCACTGAGGCATCAGTAGACCTGGCCCAGGATCCAGAACTGATGCAGATGATGGTGGACTGCAACTTCGGCACCGTCTTTTTGGGCATTGAGACTCCCGACGACGACAGCCTGACCTTGACCAAAAAATTCCAGAATACGCGCGATCCCCTCTCGGAGTCGGTGATTTCTATCGCCCAGGCGGGACTGCGGGTGATGGCGGGGCTGATCGTCGGCTTCGACGGCGAAAAGACTGGGGCCGGTCGGCGAATCTACGAATTTGTCGAGCAGACCGCCATTCCCACCGCCCTGGTGAGTATGCTGCAAGCCCTGCCCGACACCGCCCTCTGGCACCGCCTCGAGAAAGAGGGCCGCCTGCTGGGCAAGAGCGCCGACATCAACCAGACCACCCTGATGAACTTTGTGCCCACCCGGCCCATCGAAGAAATCACCGAAGAATACATTCAGGTGTTCTGGGATCTCTACGACCCGCTGACGGTGCTCAACCGCACCTTCCGCCACTTTCTCATGCTGGGGGAGGCCCAGAAGCGCAACTACAAAAACCGCACCACCTCAGCGGGGGCTCCCGATATTAACTGGGTGACCATTCGCGCCTTCCTGATTGTGGTGTGGCGCCAGGGCCTTTTGCGTAAAACTCGCCTGCGCTTCTGGAGCAACCTGGCCGTCATGCTGTGGCGCTACCCGGCCGTGGCGGCCAACTACGTGTCGGTGTGCGCCCAGGCCGAGCACTTCCTCGACTTCCGCCAGATCGTGCGGCAGAACATTGAAGCGCAGCTGGCGGCCTACCTGGAGGCGAAAAAGGCCACCGATCAGGCCACCGCCGCCGAATCCGTGGCGGTATCCGTGAGCTAGGTTTAGCTTGTGACCTGGCAAACCATGACAAGATGGTCGAGGACTTCAGGTGCCTCGGCCATCTTTTTGCTTGCACAAAACCTGGCACCAGCTTGAGGAATAAAAACTCGCTGCCGTTTAGGACTGCGCCAAAGGCGGGTCTATCGGCATTTGGACTAGCCAGCATGTAAGCCAATGCCTGGGGAGTGGATAACGGATTTAGCGATCGCCCCTTTCCCCCAGCGCGGCCTCTAGCAGGCAGGAGTGTCGCCACTGTCGGTAGGCCCGCTGGTAGTCGGCCCAGGCTTTGAGCTGGCCGTCGGGGCCTTCGTAGCGGTGCTTAAACTGCTCCCAGCAGACTTTTTCTTCCATGGGGGGCCTCGCCGCTATTCAAAACAACTTGGATTGGATCCTAAATTGATAATGCCAGAGCCATCGCCGCCCTAGGGCAATCCGCAACACATCTTGAGCTTCTGGGGACGGATCGGGGGTGGGGCGATAAGATGTGGGGGCGATCGCTCTCCCAGATGTAGCGCTAAATCTGACAAAAAAAAGTTTTTCAGACGCTAGATCTGAAAATAATCCGTTATGATAATCGACCATTGGGGCGATCCGCTGAAGCTGGGCTAGGATTTTGCCGATTCATGCGGTTTCCTGGTGCCCAGGCTGGGCGATAACGCAACGATTTGAATTGCAGTGTTTGACAATGCGCTGTTTGGTAACGCACTCAACCTACGTCCTCTCTTGCTAGCAAAAGGCTGATCCCATGGTTCAAGAACTTCCCCGTACCCGGCAGCAGGGGCCATTCCCTGAGGCAGCTCCAGCGGCGTTTCCCGTGTTTTACCGCACCTACAGCCGCCGGGGCGAGGTGGTGGAGGGACAGCGGGAGACCTGGGATCAGGTGTGCGATCGCACCCTGGCAGGCCTGGTCGAACTCGGCAACCTCACCGCCGACGAGGTCGAGCTGCTGGGCCGCATGCAGCGCCAGGTGAAGGCCCTGCCCTCCGGTCGCTGGCTGTGGGTGGGCGGCACCGCCTGGAGCAAACAGCCGGAGAATTTCTCTGGAGCCTACAACTGCACCAGCACCAACGTGGTGGACTGGCGCGCCTTCGGCCTGATGATGGACTTGGCGATGATGGGCTGCGGCACCGGGGCGATTCTAGAACCCAAGTACATCAGCCAGATTCCCGCCATCCGCAACCGCATCACCGTTACCATGGCAGGCGACATTGGCGAGACTCCGGTGGCTGAGCGGCAGGAAAAAACCGACGTCACCGTTGAGGGCAACCAGATCACCATCCGCGTCGGTGACAGTCGCCAGGGCTGGGTCAAGTCCTACGAAACCCTGCTGGAGCTATCCACCGACCAGCGGTTTAGCGGCGAAGTGAACGTCACTATCGACCTGCGCGACGTGCGCCCCGCCGGAGAAAAGCTCAAGGGCTTTGGCGGCGTGGCCAACCCCATTCGCCTGTCGCTGCTCTACGATCGCTGCGCCAACATCCTCAACAAAGCTCTGGGTCGCCAGCTCAACTCCGTCGAGTGCTGCCTGCTGATCGACGAAGCCGCCGCCTGCGTGGTGGCTGGCAACATTCGCCGTAGTGCGGGCATGCGCCAGTTCGACAGCGCCGACGAACTGGCCGCCAGCGCCAAGG from Leptolyngbya sp. KIOST-1 encodes:
- a CDS encoding RecQ family ATP-dependent DNA helicase; this translates as MAETTVAWGEVLQAFQHIWGYSDFRPPQDAIVRALLERRDLLVVLPTGGGKSICFQLPALLQSGLTLVVSPLVALMENQVQDLHDKALPAATLHSQLLPPQRRKILQALEQQALRLLYLSPETLLSPPVWERLCQPSLCLNGLILDEAHCLVQWGETFRPAYRRLGAVRTALLACRPPGTTLPIAAFTATADPSAQSILKQVLQLQSPQVVRLTPHRANLNLRVRAVVSEGQRKGTLGRYLQQHAGQAGLVYVRTRRDSEALALQLADRYRVAPYHAGLSSRDRRQIEADWMADRLQFVVATSAFGMGISKSNTRWVVHYQAPCTITEYVQEVGRAGRDGNPAEALTLVSEPTGWLEPGDRQRAKFFEAQTQALQQKAQRLVSQIPPHGDVREISQRFDHGAISLSWLHSVGQLEWVSPFHYQLTPQGRSPSRLQVSASQQMHQFLHSRQCRWQGLLVAFGFRTEAQRLGSCGHCDNCQRDRPRRAN
- a CDS encoding serine hydrolase, with the translated sequence MTPFFIPDTALQATLDQVLDQVRVEFALTPTQLAVTWLWYDPPYITNTGGALSATDFWQRPPRGASYRGVELIYPASVVKLFYLVAAHEWLEQGMIPPSAELDRALRDMIVDSSNDATSLVVDVLSGTTSGPELPPGPFETWCHQRNIVNRFFQSLQWPELSGVNLNQKPWGDGPYGRERVFVGEHYDNRNRLTTNAVARLIHSIAGGVAVSAARSQSMLTLMQRTVPSGLPAPGEEDQVTGFLGAGLPPGTRLYSKAGYTSQVRHDAIYFELPTGAPGLLVAFTKGHQQSQNRDLLPRLADLIGQAMVSAAPLA
- a CDS encoding B12-binding domain-containing radical SAM protein, with the protein product MNILLIYPRFPKSFWSFDKTLELVGLKAQLPPLGLVTVAAILPQSWNYKLVDRNVREVREDEWRWADIVVISAMIVHRTDFFDAVRTAKRYGKLVAVGGPYPTSMPQESEEAGADFLILDEGEITLPMFVEAVERGDQGGTFRSGGEKPDVTSTPIPRYDLLEMDAYAEMSVQFSRGCPFQCEFCDIIVLYGRKPRTKSPEQLLAELQSLYDLGWRRSIFMVDDNFIGNKRNVKLLLKAMKPWMEEHGYPFSFATEASVDLAQDPELMQMMVDCNFGTVFLGIETPDDDSLTLTKKFQNTRDPLSESVISIAQAGLRVMAGLIVGFDGEKTGAGRRIYEFVEQTAIPTALVSMLQALPDTALWHRLEKEGRLLGKSADINQTTLMNFVPTRPIEEITEEYIQVFWDLYDPLTVLNRTFRHFLMLGEAQKRNYKNRTTSAGAPDINWVTIRAFLIVVWRQGLLRKTRLRFWSNLAVMLWRYPAVAANYVSVCAQAEHFLDFRQIVRQNIEAQLAAYLEAKKATDQATAAESVAVSVS